One window of Streptomyces sp. SUK 48 genomic DNA carries:
- a CDS encoding ABC transporter ATP-binding protein: MITFDQVTVQYDDMPEPALRDVALTVDEGELCLVTGHTGVGKSTLLGAVNGLVPHFTGGTLYGRVTVDGRDTAHHPPRELADVVGVVGQDPIDGFVTDTVEEELAYAMEQLAIPPATMRKRVEETLDLLGLADLRHRALHTLSGGQQQRVAIGSVLTAHPRVLVLDEPTSALDPTAAEEVLAAVTRLVHDLGVTVLMAEHRLERVVQYADRVIHLPGDGRARIGPPAEILRTATIAPPIVELGRAAGWSPLPLSIRDARRAAAPLRARLAGRTPAPVRPQAPDGDANRLLTARGVTVAYRDVAAVRAVDLDLHAGEVVALMGRNGSGKSSLLWALQGSGPRRAGTVRVSGEHGARDPHAVSAAEARGLVGLVPQTPADLLYLESVGQELAQADAESTAGVTARGLLDRLAPGIEDATHPRDLSEGQKLALVLAVQLAAAPAVVLLDEPTRGLDYRAKAALTGIVDALAAEGRAVVISTHDVEFAARAADRVVVMAEGDVVADGPTAEVIVSSPTFAPQTAKILAPLTFLTVHQVERELADPEGARS; this comes from the coding sequence GTGATCACCTTCGACCAGGTCACCGTCCAGTACGACGACATGCCCGAGCCCGCCCTGCGGGACGTCGCCCTCACGGTGGACGAGGGCGAACTCTGCCTCGTCACCGGCCACACGGGCGTCGGCAAGTCGACCCTGCTCGGCGCCGTGAACGGGCTGGTCCCGCACTTCACCGGCGGCACCCTGTACGGACGGGTCACCGTCGACGGCCGCGACACCGCCCACCATCCGCCGCGCGAACTCGCCGATGTCGTCGGCGTGGTGGGCCAGGACCCCATCGACGGCTTCGTGACCGACACCGTCGAGGAGGAACTCGCCTACGCCATGGAGCAGCTGGCGATCCCGCCCGCGACCATGCGCAAGCGGGTCGAGGAGACTCTCGACCTGCTCGGCCTCGCCGACCTGCGCCACCGCGCGCTGCACACGCTCTCCGGCGGACAGCAGCAGCGCGTCGCCATCGGCTCCGTGCTCACCGCCCACCCCCGCGTGCTGGTCCTGGACGAACCCACCTCCGCCCTGGACCCGACGGCGGCCGAGGAGGTCCTCGCCGCCGTCACCCGGCTCGTGCACGACCTCGGCGTGACCGTCCTCATGGCCGAACACCGTCTGGAGCGGGTCGTGCAGTACGCGGACCGCGTCATCCACCTGCCCGGCGACGGCCGCGCCCGCATCGGCCCGCCCGCCGAGATCCTGCGTACGGCCACGATCGCGCCCCCGATCGTGGAGCTGGGCCGGGCCGCGGGCTGGTCCCCGCTGCCGCTGTCCATCCGCGACGCCCGCCGCGCCGCCGCCCCGCTGCGCGCCCGGCTGGCCGGACGGACCCCGGCCCCGGTACGGCCCCAGGCCCCGGACGGCGACGCCAACCGGCTGCTGACCGCGCGGGGCGTCACGGTCGCCTACCGGGACGTCGCCGCCGTACGCGCCGTGGACCTCGATCTGCACGCGGGCGAGGTCGTCGCGCTGATGGGCCGCAACGGCTCCGGCAAGTCCTCCCTGCTGTGGGCCCTCCAGGGCTCCGGACCCCGCCGCGCCGGCACCGTCCGGGTGAGCGGCGAACACGGCGCGCGGGACCCGCACGCGGTGTCGGCCGCCGAGGCCCGCGGGCTCGTCGGACTGGTCCCGCAGACGCCCGCCGACCTGCTCTACCTGGAGAGCGTCGGGCAGGAACTCGCCCAGGCGGACGCCGAGTCGACGGCCGGGGTGACGGCGCGCGGGCTGCTGGACCGGCTCGCGCCCGGCATCGAGGACGCCACACATCCCCGCGACCTGTCGGAGGGGCAGAAGCTCGCTCTCGTCCTGGCCGTCCAACTGGCCGCCGCACCGGCGGTCGTGCTCCTGGACGAGCCGACCCGGGGCCTGGACTACCGGGCCAAGGCGGCGCTGACCGGCATCGTGGACGCCCTGGCGGCCGAGGGCCGCGCGGTCGTCATCTCCACCCATGACGTCGAGTTCGCCGCCCGCGCCGCCGACCGGGTCGTCGTCATGGCCGAGGGGGACGTCGTGGCCGACGGCCCCACCGCCGAAGTCATCGTCTCCTCGCCGACCTTCGCCCCGCAGACGGCGAAGATCCTCGCCCCTCTCACCTTCCTGACGGTGCATCAGGTCGAGCGGGAACTCGCGGACCCGGAAGGGGCGCGGTCGTGA
- a CDS encoding energy-coupling factor transporter transmembrane component T, with translation MTAVSRTAVEAPAAEAAPDRGGRRLPRTLHPLAWWVWALALATAVSRTDNPLLLFLVLAVLGYVVTARRTEAPWARGFAYYLYLALSVVAIRVVFRAVFATGITPHDHFLFSLPHLPTPDWYAGIRIGGPVSLEALLSSATDGLRLACMLACVGAANTLANPKRALRVLPGALYELGVAVTVAISVAPQLVQSVQRVARARRLRAGRAKGVKALRSIAVPVLEDALERSLRLAAAMDCRGYGRAGSATRRSRRITGALMLLGMCGLCAGAYGLLDATAPTLLGLPAMTCGAALCVAGLRLGGRRVTRTAYRPDPWRLPEWCVAGSGVLSAVLLFSDLGYDPAQLNPTYYPLTWPGLPLVPTAAVLLAGTAGFLAPPPGPVPRATAP, from the coding sequence GTGACCGCCGTGTCCCGTACGGCCGTCGAGGCACCCGCCGCCGAGGCGGCACCGGACCGCGGCGGCCGGCGCCTGCCCCGCACCCTGCACCCCTTGGCCTGGTGGGTGTGGGCGCTCGCGCTGGCCACCGCGGTCAGCCGCACGGACAACCCGCTGCTGCTGTTCCTGGTGCTCGCCGTCCTCGGCTACGTCGTCACCGCCCGGCGCACCGAGGCGCCCTGGGCCCGGGGCTTCGCCTACTACCTGTACCTCGCCCTGTCGGTGGTCGCGATCCGCGTCGTCTTCCGGGCCGTGTTCGCCACCGGCATCACCCCGCACGACCACTTCCTCTTCTCCCTGCCGCACCTGCCCACCCCCGACTGGTACGCGGGCATCCGGATCGGCGGCCCGGTCTCCCTGGAGGCCCTGCTGTCCTCCGCCACCGACGGGCTGCGCCTCGCCTGCATGCTGGCCTGCGTCGGCGCCGCCAACACCCTCGCCAACCCCAAGCGCGCCCTGCGCGTCCTGCCGGGCGCCCTGTACGAGCTGGGCGTGGCCGTCACCGTGGCGATCAGCGTGGCGCCCCAGCTGGTGCAGAGCGTCCAACGCGTCGCCCGCGCGCGGCGGTTGCGGGCCGGCCGGGCCAAGGGCGTCAAGGCGCTGCGCTCCATCGCGGTCCCGGTCCTGGAGGACGCCCTGGAGCGTTCCCTGCGGCTGGCCGCCGCCATGGACTGCCGCGGCTACGGCCGGGCGGGCAGCGCCACCCGCCGCTCCCGCCGGATCACCGGCGCGCTGATGCTGCTCGGCATGTGCGGCCTGTGCGCGGGCGCGTACGGACTCCTCGACGCCACCGCGCCCACCCTCCTCGGGCTGCCCGCGATGACCTGCGGGGCAGCCCTGTGCGTGGCGGGCCTGCGGCTCGGCGGCCGGCGCGTCACCCGCACCGCCTACCGGCCCGACCCCTGGCGCCTGCCGGAGTGGTGCGTCGCGGGCAGCGGAGTGCTCTCGGCCGTGCTGCTCTTCAGCGACCTCGGCTACGACCCCGCCCAGCTCAACCCCACCTACTATCCGCTCACCTGGCCCGGTCTGCCGCTGGTGCCGACCGCCGCCGTCCTGCTCGCCGGCACCGCCGGGTTCCTCGCCCCGCCGCCCGGCCCCGTCCCGAGAGCCACCGCACCGTGA
- a CDS encoding ECF transporter S component, protein MALAALLGLVAFFWPFVVAPGTFGSSYAPPLIFAVLLVLVLCVVLSEIAEGGIDSKALAMLGVLSAVDAALRPLGAGTAGIETVFFVLVLAGRVYGPGFGFVLGCTSLFASALITGGVGPWMPYQMFGCAFVGMLAGFLPRASGRREVLMLAGYGSLSGYLFGFLLNLSFWPFSLDPNSSIAYLPGLPFTEQWHRYVAFDLATSLGWDTGRAVTNFVCVLLAGPAVLATFRRAARRARFRAPVRFAGPRERPAESADGVA, encoded by the coding sequence ATGGCACTCGCCGCCCTCCTCGGACTCGTCGCGTTCTTCTGGCCGTTCGTGGTCGCGCCCGGGACGTTCGGCTCCTCCTACGCGCCCCCGCTGATCTTCGCCGTGCTGCTGGTGCTCGTGCTGTGCGTGGTGCTCTCGGAGATCGCCGAGGGCGGCATCGACTCCAAGGCACTCGCCATGCTCGGCGTGCTCTCCGCCGTCGACGCGGCCCTGCGCCCCCTCGGGGCCGGTACGGCGGGCATCGAGACGGTCTTCTTCGTCCTGGTGCTCGCCGGGCGGGTGTACGGACCTGGCTTCGGCTTCGTCCTCGGCTGCACCTCGCTGTTCGCCTCCGCGCTGATCACCGGGGGAGTGGGGCCCTGGATGCCGTACCAGATGTTCGGCTGCGCGTTCGTCGGCATGCTCGCCGGATTCCTGCCCCGGGCGAGCGGCCGGCGCGAGGTGCTCATGCTCGCCGGCTACGGCTCGCTGTCCGGCTACCTCTTCGGCTTCCTGCTCAACCTCTCCTTCTGGCCGTTCTCCCTGGACCCGAACAGTTCGATCGCCTATCTGCCGGGCCTGCCCTTCACCGAGCAGTGGCACCGCTACGTCGCCTTCGACCTCGCCACCTCGCTGGGCTGGGACACCGGCCGGGCCGTCACCAACTTCGTGTGCGTGCTGCTGGCCGGTCCGGCGGTGCTGGCCACCTTCCGGCGCGCCGCCCGCCGCGCCCGCTTCCGGGCTCCGGTCCGCTTCGCCGGACCCCGTGAGCGGCCCGCGGAGAGCGCGGACGGCGTGGCCTGA
- a CDS encoding prenyltransferase/squalene oxidase repeat-containing protein, translating to MTFLTITVTPATADGTGGCTATRGALVAVDFGPFGGPVEHGCDLTPTTGYDLLHDAGFSTAGTQHDGPAFICRIGYGAFDSGTQYPTSDKESCVLTPPATAYWSYWIAAPGQKDWTYSPYGAMDRKLKDGDVDAWVYGGTDVQGSTGKPTFTPDDVRGGDPSGPGPGGPTGAPGKLDTKAAATWLTGRLTDGERVVDDGATTPDYSLTADTAFALAAANGKSAALDKVTGYLAAHTADFAYPDGTGQAPDATAVARLALLAEITGRDPRAFGGHDLLAALTANVCAAGPESGEATPGCTAKGDFRASSYTEGQALAVLALLRAGVTPPAAAVDRLTRLQCKDGSFTSILIRSGEYCDPDPATTGLVALVLHRAGGHEDAVSAARAYLGGAQRADGALPGYTGSTTGSVNATAYAAQALAALGDTTRATAAVGWLSRQQLKSGGFGFEEGATDPAVYATSPAVLAGSGTSLVTLTTKATGPTPPPTSPSGTPTTPAPAPGAGPDLKKGVAYLTTAANLRQGQYYGDGTTSGRADFGLTIDGAYALAATGLDNARLRGIVDFLDHRGKDGAGRTVDDWTNVGTSYAAAGSLGKTALLAEAVGRDPRHFAGHDLIAALDKAVCAKAGTGGDRACAAKGAYTYAPSVFAQSLAVMAQVRAGDTTSAQRPIAYLESLQESSGAWPSLIPSTKDSDVDSTAIAAMALDLAGGATADKAVAKALTWLASRQLADGGFPGTAGDSVNSAALAVQGLSLDAPKYARQIAKARTFLASQQNGDGGFAVAKGGDRRSDLRASTQAVGGATGISFGTLKRSLTGTSPQPTPSLSGSAPDIVTTGDTGGTGDSGGAGDGGAGTSGGGGILAATGVQAGALAAIAVLLMLAGWRTVAVARRRTGTGSGR from the coding sequence ATGACCTTCCTCACGATCACGGTCACGCCCGCGACGGCGGACGGCACCGGCGGCTGCACCGCGACCAGGGGCGCCCTGGTCGCCGTGGACTTCGGGCCCTTCGGCGGCCCGGTGGAACACGGCTGCGACCTCACCCCCACCACCGGCTACGACCTGCTGCACGACGCCGGCTTCAGCACCGCCGGCACCCAGCACGACGGCCCCGCCTTCATCTGCCGCATCGGGTACGGCGCCTTCGACTCCGGTACGCAGTACCCGACATCGGACAAGGAGTCCTGCGTCCTGACCCCGCCCGCCACGGCGTACTGGTCGTACTGGATCGCCGCCCCGGGTCAGAAGGACTGGACCTACAGCCCGTACGGCGCCATGGACCGCAAGCTCAAGGACGGCGACGTCGACGCCTGGGTCTACGGCGGCACCGATGTCCAGGGCTCCACCGGCAAACCCACGTTCACCCCCGACGACGTACGCGGCGGCGACCCCTCCGGGCCCGGCCCGGGCGGCCCCACCGGTGCCCCCGGCAAGCTCGACACGAAGGCCGCCGCCACCTGGCTGACCGGCCGACTCACCGACGGTGAAAGGGTCGTGGACGACGGTGCCACCACCCCCGACTACTCGCTGACCGCCGACACCGCGTTCGCGCTCGCCGCCGCGAACGGCAAGAGCGCCGCGCTCGACAAGGTCACCGGCTATCTCGCCGCCCACACCGCGGACTTCGCCTACCCGGACGGCACCGGCCAGGCGCCCGACGCCACCGCCGTGGCCCGGCTCGCCCTCCTCGCCGAGATCACCGGCCGCGACCCGCGCGCCTTCGGCGGCCACGACCTGCTCGCCGCCCTCACCGCCAACGTGTGCGCGGCGGGCCCGGAGTCCGGCGAGGCCACCCCCGGCTGCACCGCCAAGGGCGACTTCCGCGCCTCCTCCTACACCGAGGGCCAGGCCCTCGCGGTCCTCGCCCTGCTGCGGGCCGGCGTGACACCCCCGGCCGCCGCGGTCGACCGCCTCACCCGACTCCAGTGCAAGGACGGCAGTTTCACCAGCATCCTCATCCGGTCCGGCGAGTACTGCGACCCCGACCCCGCCACCACCGGGCTCGTCGCCCTGGTGCTGCACCGGGCGGGCGGCCACGAGGACGCGGTGAGCGCCGCCCGCGCCTACCTCGGCGGCGCCCAGCGCGCCGACGGCGCCCTCCCCGGCTACACCGGCTCGACCACCGGCTCCGTCAACGCCACCGCGTACGCCGCCCAGGCACTGGCCGCCCTCGGCGACACCACCCGCGCCACCGCGGCCGTCGGCTGGCTGTCCCGGCAGCAGCTGAAGAGCGGCGGCTTCGGCTTCGAGGAGGGCGCCACCGACCCGGCCGTCTACGCGACCTCGCCCGCCGTCCTCGCCGGCAGCGGCACCAGCCTGGTCACCCTCACCACCAAGGCCACCGGACCCACCCCGCCGCCGACCTCGCCGAGCGGCACCCCGACCACCCCCGCCCCCGCCCCGGGCGCGGGCCCCGACCTGAAGAAGGGCGTCGCCTACCTCACCACGGCGGCCAACCTCAGGCAGGGCCAGTACTACGGCGACGGCACCACCTCGGGGCGCGCCGACTTCGGCCTCACCATCGACGGCGCCTACGCGCTCGCCGCCACCGGCCTGGACAACGCCAGGCTGCGCGGCATCGTCGACTTCCTCGACCACCGAGGCAAGGACGGCGCGGGCCGCACGGTGGACGACTGGACGAATGTCGGCACCTCCTACGCGGCGGCCGGCTCCCTCGGCAAGACCGCCCTGCTCGCCGAGGCCGTGGGCCGCGACCCCCGGCACTTCGCCGGACACGACCTGATCGCCGCCCTCGACAAGGCCGTCTGCGCCAAGGCCGGCACCGGTGGCGACCGCGCCTGCGCGGCGAAGGGCGCCTACACCTACGCGCCCTCCGTCTTCGCCCAGTCCCTCGCCGTCATGGCCCAGGTGCGCGCGGGCGACACCACCTCGGCCCAGCGGCCGATCGCCTACCTGGAGAGCCTTCAGGAGAGCAGCGGCGCCTGGCCCAGCCTGATCCCGTCCACCAAGGACTCCGACGTGGACTCCACCGCCATCGCCGCCATGGCCCTCGACCTGGCCGGCGGCGCCACGGCGGACAAGGCCGTGGCCAAGGCGCTGACCTGGCTCGCCTCCCGGCAACTGGCCGACGGCGGCTTCCCCGGCACCGCGGGAGACTCCGTCAACTCCGCGGCTCTCGCCGTACAGGGCCTGTCGCTGGACGCGCCGAAGTACGCCCGGCAGATCGCCAAGGCCCGCACGTTCCTCGCCTCGCAGCAGAACGGCGACGGCGGGTTCGCGGTGGCCAAGGGCGGTGACCGCCGTTCCGACCTGCGCGCCTCCACCCAGGCCGTCGGCGGCGCCACCGGCATCTCCTTCGGCACGCTCAAGCGCAGCCTGACCGGCACCTCCCCGCAGCCCACCCCGAGCCTCAGCGGCAGCGCCCCGGACATCGTCACCACGGGAGACACCGGCGGCACCGGCGACTCCGGCGGCGCGGGCGACGGCGGGGCCGGTACGAGCGGCGGTGGCGGCATCCTCGCCGCCACCGGCGTCCAGGCGGGGGCCCTCGCCGCGATCGCCGTGCTGCTGATGCTCGCCGGCTGGCGCACCGTGGCCGTCGCCCGCCGCCGCACCGGCACCGGGAGCGGACGATGA